ACCACGCCGGGATATCATCCACGCGGTGTTTCCATCACGACGGGGCCTGTTACCGGCGGTGCGGACCCTGATCGACGAACTGGCTCTGTTTTACCAGTCCTTCGAGGAACGCTGAACGGACAGCCTCCCCCGCTTTTGCCGCACCACCACAACTCGCGGGCGGGATCAGTGGATAAACAGCCAGTAGAACAGCGCACCGATCATCACCCACTTGAGAATGTAGTACAGGCCGCGGTTACGCTTCTTCAGATCCTTGGCTTTGGCCCGGGCCTTGTAGACCACATCGAACACTTTATTCAGCAGGCCGACGCGATCCCCCGCCATATTCTCCGTACTGGTGGCGCGCACCACCACGGTCTTGAAGACCCGGTTGATGGCCGTGGCAAAACGGTAACGCAACGGCCGTTCCACATCGCAGAACAGGATCAGCCGATCCTGATCGGTGTTGTTTTCCGCCCAATGGATGAAGGTTTCATCGAACACCACGTCTTTACCGTCGTGCCAGACGTGCTGCTCACCGTCGACGTAGATGGCGCAGCGGTCGTCGTTGGGGGTCACCAGGCCCAGGTGATAACGCAGGGAGCCCGCGAACGGATCACGGTGCCTGCCCAGCTTGGCGCCGGCGGGCAACATGGCGAACATGGCCGCGTTGACGCTGGGCACCTGATTGACCAGCGCCACCGAACGGGGACACAGCGCTTCCGCGGAAGGCTGGGAATCGTCGTACCATTTCAGATAGAAGCGCTTCCAGCCGGTACGGAAAAACGAATGAAACGCCAGATCATTATCGCTGGCGGCCTGGCGAATATAGCCTTCGTCGAACAGCTTCATGGCCTCGTCGCGGAAGACTTGCCAGTTGTCGCGCAGCAAATCCAGGTCGGGGAAGGCGGAACAGTCCAGTAACGGCGTGTTTTCCACTTCGCTGGTGGCGTACACGAAGCAGTTATAGGGCCCCATGATGGTGGAATGATCCAACAACTGGCGGCTGAAGGAATGCCGGATCCGACCGCGAAAATGCACATAGGTCCCGCACACGATGAAGGTGTACAACACCAGCATCTTTCCTGACCATAACCATGCCACGAGTCATCCTCCCCTGGGCTGAGCGGTGTACAAAGCGGTATTGTACACCCGGACTGTGGCAACATAGTGTTAACATTTTTTCATCTTGACCGGGAAAGTAAATCGCCCATGAAATACCGCGATCTGCGCGACTTCATTCAGCAACTGGAACAGCAAGGCGAATTGAAACGGATCCAAGCCGCCGTGGATCCGCGCCTGGAAATGACGGAAATCTGCGACCGTACCCTCAAGGCCGGCGGCCCGGCGTTGTTGTTCGAAAACCCCAAAGGCTTTTCCATTCCGGTTTTGGGCAATCTGTTTGGCACCGAGCGCCGGGTGGCACTGGGTATGGGCCGGGATTCCATCGATGAACTGAGAGAATTGGGAGAGTTGCTGGCGTTTCTCAAGGAGCCGGAGCCGCCCAAGGGATTCCGTGACGCCTGGAGCAAACTGCCGATTTTCCGCAAGGTCCTGAGCATGGGACCGAAGCTGCTGAGCAGCGCGCCCTGCCAGGAACAGGTACTCGAAGGCGGCGACGTGGACCTGTT
This sequence is a window from Alloalcanivorax dieselolei B5. Protein-coding genes within it:
- a CDS encoding aspartyl/asparaginyl beta-hydroxylase domain-containing protein, with amino-acid sequence MAWLWSGKMLVLYTFIVCGTYVHFRGRIRHSFSRQLLDHSTIMGPYNCFVYATSEVENTPLLDCSAFPDLDLLRDNWQVFRDEAMKLFDEGYIRQAASDNDLAFHSFFRTGWKRFYLKWYDDSQPSAEALCPRSVALVNQVPSVNAAMFAMLPAGAKLGRHRDPFAGSLRYHLGLVTPNDDRCAIYVDGEQHVWHDGKDVVFDETFIHWAENNTDQDRLILFCDVERPLRYRFATAINRVFKTVVVRATSTENMAGDRVGLLNKVFDVVYKARAKAKDLKKRNRGLYYILKWVMIGALFYWLFIH